Proteins from a genomic interval of Symmachiella macrocystis:
- a CDS encoding molybdopterin-dependent oxidoreductase, whose translation MSGALLKIDGEVSQPLEFSFADFEAFPEAAQVVDVSRFHPTRQGDGVTLQSILDRVQPTGSATYLTLHATHDDFAASIPLAAVAAEGIVVYKNAGAPLPVEKGGPVRFLIRDPAACHTAELDDCANVKFVDRIELTAGRGRDTRPEDDEEHEQLHANES comes from the coding sequence ATGTCCGGTGCATTGTTAAAAATCGACGGTGAAGTCTCGCAACCGTTGGAGTTCTCATTTGCCGATTTCGAAGCCTTTCCGGAAGCTGCGCAGGTTGTTGATGTGAGTCGGTTTCACCCCACGCGGCAGGGGGATGGTGTGACATTGCAATCGATTTTGGACCGCGTCCAGCCAACCGGCTCGGCGACCTATCTCACGCTACACGCCACGCACGACGACTTTGCCGCCAGCATTCCCTTGGCTGCCGTCGCTGCGGAGGGGATCGTTGTCTACAAAAATGCCGGCGCGCCATTGCCGGTGGAGAAGGGAGGGCCGGTTCGTTTTCTGATTCGCGATCCCGCCGCCTGTCACACGGCTGAGCTAGACGATTGCGCGAATGTCAAATTCGTCGACCGTATCGAACTAACCGCCGGCCGCGGCCGCGACACGCGTCCGGAAGACGACGAAGAGCACGAGCAATTGCACGCCAATGAGTCATAG
- a CDS encoding ferritin-like domain-containing protein, with the protein MSDDVRKKIIEELKVAYWMEIETVMNYIANSINLDGVRAEEIKKALAADVQEELGHAQVLARRIKTIGGEVPGSQAFVASQDTLQPTSDHTDVMSVIKGVIAAEDGAIKQYNKLIQLCDGEDYVTQDLCITSLADEEEHRRDFLGYLTEYEQRS; encoded by the coding sequence ATGAGTGATGACGTACGGAAAAAAATTATCGAAGAATTGAAAGTCGCCTATTGGATGGAAATCGAGACGGTGATGAACTACATCGCAAACTCGATCAACCTCGACGGCGTACGAGCGGAAGAAATCAAAAAGGCGTTGGCCGCCGATGTGCAAGAAGAATTAGGGCACGCACAAGTGTTGGCTCGGCGAATCAAAACGATCGGTGGCGAGGTACCCGGCAGCCAAGCATTTGTCGCTTCGCAGGATACTCTGCAACCTACATCCGACCACACCGATGTGATGTCGGTCATCAAAGGCGTAATTGCCGCTGAAGATGGCGCCATCAAGCAGTACAACAAATTGATCCAGCTCTGCGACGGCGAAGATTACGTCACACAGGATCTGTGCATCACCTCATTGGCCGACGAAGAAGAACATCGCCGCGACTTCCTGGGGTATCTGACGGAGTACGAACAGCGCAGTTAA